Part of the Spiribacter salinus M19-40 genome, TTGCCGCGCGATCTCTATATCCCTCCCGATGCGCTAGAGGTTTTTCTGGAGGCCTTCGAGGGCCCGCTCGATCTGCTGCTTTATCTCATTCGCCGGCAGAATCTCGAGATTCTGGATATCCCGATTGCCGAGATCACGCGGCAGTACATGGGTTACGTCGACCTCATGAAGGATCTGCGCCTCGAGCTTGCCGCGGAGTATCTGGTGATGGCGGCTATGCTGGCCGAAATCAAATCCCGGATGCTGCTGCCGCGGCCGCCTGCCGGTGACGATGATGAAGCGCTTGATCCCCGCGCCGAGCTGGTTCGTCGTCTCCAGGCGTACGAGCAGTTCAAGGAGGCCGGTCGACAGGTGGATCATCTGCCCCGAGTGGCGCGGGATGTATTCCCCGCCTCGGCGGCGACACCACCGATGGAGGAGGCCACGCGGGCCCCACAAGTCGACCTCGCAGAATTGCTTGCGGCGTTTGCCGAGGTACTGAGCCGCGCCGAGATGTTCAATCATCATCAAATCAGGCGCGAAGCCTTGTCCGTGCGGGAGCGCATGAGCGAGACGCTGACCCGCTTGAGTCGCGAGCATTTCGTGTCACTGGATGAGCTGCTCCGTCCTGATGAAGGGCGCGCCGGGGTGGTCGTGACTTTCCTGGCGGTCCTCGAACTGCTCAAGGCCGCACTCGTCGAGCTCGTGCAGGCGGAGCCGTTCGCACCCCTGTACCTGCGTGGAGGTGAACTGATGGCTGAAGGGGAGGGCGGCGAATGAATGAGCCGGCACTTGAATCCATTCTGGAAGCGGCTTTGCTGGCCGCGGGCGAACCGTTATCGGTCGAGCAACTGCGAGGGCTCTTTCCTGAGGAGGCGCAGCCCGCACCGCGGGATATTGAGGCCGCGCTGGTTCGCTTGCAGGGCCAGCTCGACGGGCGGGGCGTGGTGCTCAGGCAAGTCGCCAGTGGCTATCGACTCCAGGTGCCTGAAACCTTTGCGCCCTGGGTCGCACGCCTCTGGGAAGAGAAACCCGCACGCTACTCCCGGGCGATTCTCGAAACCCTGGCGATCATTGCCTACCGACAGCCCATTACCCGAGGGGAAATCGAGGAGATTCGCGGGGTGA contains:
- the scpB gene encoding SMC-Scp complex subunit ScpB codes for the protein MNEPALESILEAALLAAGEPLSVEQLRGLFPEEAQPAPRDIEAALVRLQGQLDGRGVVLRQVASGYRLQVPETFAPWVARLWEEKPARYSRAILETLAIIAYRQPITRGEIEEIRGVSLSSSIMRTLQERGWVRVAGHRDAPGRPAVYATTRDFLDHFNLAGLSDLPSLMELGDHGPEHPELDLEMPV
- a CDS encoding segregation and condensation protein A, whose protein sequence is MTETDAPDLLDTEVTARVRGEPYGELPRDLYIPPDALEVFLEAFEGPLDLLLYLIRRQNLEILDIPIAEITRQYMGYVDLMKDLRLELAAEYLVMAAMLAEIKSRMLLPRPPAGDDDEALDPRAELVRRLQAYEQFKEAGRQVDHLPRVARDVFPASAATPPMEEATRAPQVDLAELLAAFAEVLSRAEMFNHHQIRREALSVRERMSETLTRLSREHFVSLDELLRPDEGRAGVVVTFLAVLELLKAALVELVQAEPFAPLYLRGGELMAEGEGGE